TCGTTCGAAGCGCCGACCGAGATCGTATTGGCGAAGCGGTAGCAGGCGGGATATGAGAGCTGTCCCTTATAATCGGCTCCCGCAGGGTTGTCTATGTCCTGGTCTTCATTCCCCGCCGCCATACAGATGATTATGTCCGCGTCGCTCGCAAGCTTGACCGCCTGCCCATAAGGGTTTGTATCCTGGTCCACCGGCGGATTCCATCCGCCTAAGGACATATTCGCGACGCGGATATTCAATTTGTAGACCTTTTTAAGCATCACTATGTAGTTAAGCCCGGCAATGGCGTCACTGTCATAGCTTTCGGCAGCGAAACCATATTTGTCCTGTGTCACGGTAAATATCCCCACCGGCAGTATCTTTACCTTCCAGTTTACCCCCGCTACGCCTAACGCATTGTTGCCGGCCGCGCCGATTATCCCCGCAACATGCGTACCATGGCCGTCGATATCGCCGGCCGCCGCGTAATTTACCTCGTGGAGATCGTATATCTTTATATCCTCCGACTGCGTGCCGCCGCGAACGACATCGGTGACCTCCACTTCGTTATGGAACATTTTGCCGTAGGTTCCGTCCGGCAGTTCGCCGCTGATATTTCCTGCGAGGTCGGGATGGTCGTAGATAACGCCCGTGTCCAGCACCGCGACATATACTTCGTCGGAACCGGTGGAAAACGTATCCCAAACCTGCGGCGCCTTTATCCGCTTCGGCCCCCACTGCTCGGCCCACAAGGGGTCGTCGGGCGTATTATCCAGCGCCTTTCTTTTGTAGTTCTTCGCCACCCCGATCACGTCGGGATTGCCCTTGAGCTCCTTAATGAGCTCGTCCGCCGTCTTCTGCGGCGAGGATACGAGCGCGATGCTGCTGCCGCTGCCAGCCGTGAGTTCAGGATAACTGCGGCGCACCGTCGCCCCCACGCTCTTCGCGAGCGCGGAGACCTTCGCGGCGGATCTGCTTTTCGCGGAGGCGCTCATCACAGAGCTCTTCGTGTTCGCGTCGCGCATCAGCACGATGGCTTCGTGTTCCGCATAGTCGGCTCCGTATGCCAAAGAGCAGGAGAGCAGGACTATCAGAGAGATAAATAAAGCGCGTATGGAACCCCTCATAAAAGATCTTCCCTTTTTTAACGCCACCGCGCAACATTTCATCGGACGATTCGCCGCGCACCGGCGCGATATTTTGTTCGGTACGGGAAAATATTGAGTGTACCAGCGCTATTATACTTGGAATAGCTGATTTAGTCTCATACTGAGGCGATATGACAAACGATAAGTTGACCGCCAACGCCCGTGCCGCCGGACAAGACCGGCAGCAAAAGACGGCCGTCCCTTTTATCCCGGGGACGGTCGTCTTTTGAAGGTTTTTCGTTATCGCTTAGTTATCGTACTGCGACTGATAAATCCTCACCACTGCTTTGTCACCGTTTTCGGCCTGGAAGGTCAAGCGTCTCGTCGCCCGAGGTGACGGGCTGGGATTCCAGCGTCACCTTGCGCCATTTTATATCATCAAAGGTAGGTTTCGCCGTCCTGCGAGGCGTCATAGGCGGTCATATTTGAGGAGGCGAGGTCCAGCAGATTTTGTTTGTCGTCGGCGGCCCTACAGAACAAATGTTATGACCTCAATAAATTTGTTCAGTTTTTATCTTTGAGCATTGACACTTTATGATTTTACGCATTATGTCCATTGTATAGGATA
The sequence above is a segment of the Cloacibacillus sp. genome. Coding sequences within it:
- a CDS encoding S8 family serine peptidase: MRGSIRALFISLIVLLSCSLAYGADYAEHEAIVLMRDANTKSSVMSASAKSRSAAKVSALAKSVGATVRRSYPELTAGSGSSIALVSSPQKTADELIKELKGNPDVIGVAKNYKRKALDNTPDDPLWAEQWGPKRIKAPQVWDTFSTGSDEVYVAVLDTGVIYDHPDLAGNISGELPDGTYGKMFHNEVEVTDVVRGGTQSEDIKIYDLHEVNYAAAGDIDGHGTHVAGIIGAAGNNALGVAGVNWKVKILPVGIFTVTQDKYGFAAESYDSDAIAGLNYIVMLKKVYKLNIRVANMSLGGWNPPVDQDTNPYGQAVKLASDADIIICMAAGNEDQDIDNPAGADYKGQLSYPACYRFANTISVGASNENDGRGEASGSNYSSSGKWVDIMAPGDHIMSTVPRYRCYSQSENYNASEYDSWSGTSMATPVVAGAAALLCAVYPDKSANEIKTMLLNGAENVLRKGYSKYGLLNVYNACLSTVAEAVVPSLPADAPRDIVALAPVLYSVDAKDEQAKEEAVTQIIEASGGALTSEDVVFNSGSGVVEASGKAVSAAAKAALTEKGVAGSVSDMTVLPVFSTEDGDITSAGSVAAFGFRLMGRALMAERPEDVKVLKIQGSDRGKFYEYTSEPKSFADGYFTVQDENGGIYNGNIDPDAVYVLVLFIKDNGGFDLDANECGILDPAALVKVESGSGGSSSGGCAAGAAVLALIALAPLAV